A window of the Lactuca sativa cultivar Salinas chromosome 5, Lsat_Salinas_v11, whole genome shotgun sequence genome harbors these coding sequences:
- the LOC122197937 gene encoding secreted RxLR effector protein 78-like, translating to MLVGWSNLLFSTPGKLDGPLLVNDMVQWFKHKKQKLMIFKVDFEKAYDSVSWDYIDRIMMLLGFAEIWRAWIRGMFSNSRSSILLNGCPTDEFQSFRGLRQGDPLSPFVFIIAMEGLHIAMEDVVSEGVFRWAQLEPHDLAISHLFYADDAIFLGEWNENNV from the coding sequence ATGTTAGTGGGTTGGAGCAATTTGCTTTTCTCAACTCCAGGAAAATTAGATGGTCCTCTTCTTGTGAATGATATGGTTCAATGGTTTAAGCACAAGAAGCAGAAATTGATGATTTTTAAAGTTGACTTTGAAAAGGCATATGATTCAGTTAGTTGGGATTATATTGACAGGATTATGATGCTTCTTGGTTTTGCGGAAATATGGAGGGCTTGGATTAGGGGGATGTTTTCTAATTCTCGTTCCTCAATACTTTTGAATGGTTGCCCTACGGATGAGTTTCAGTCGTTTAGAGGGTTGAGACAAGGTGACCCTTTGTCGCCTTTTGTCTTCATTATTGCTATGGAGGGCCTTCATATTGCTATGGAGGATGTGGTGTCGGAAGGTGTGTTTAGGTGGGCCCAACTTGAGCCACATGATTTAGCTATCTCTCATTTGTTTTATGCAGATGATGCTATTTTTCTAGGAGAGTGGAATGAGAATAATGTCTGA